The genomic window CATCTCTATATTCGCGGCGGCGTCGAATCCGAGTCAGAAGTGCAGATTCAAATCGGTGGTGCCTACGCGGTTGACGCCAGTGTCTTTCCTGACAAAGCACAGTACGTCGCGCTTGGTCATCTTCATCGGCCGCAGGACGTAAGAGATGCACGCATGCCGATTCGCTACGCTGGATCGCCGCTTGCGTACAGTTTTTCCGAGGCGTCCCAGGAAAAGTCGGTCACGATCCTGGAGGTTCATCCGGGGCAGCCGGCGATGGTCAAAACCGTTCCGCTAAAAAGCGGCCGCCCTCTCGTTCGCTGGGTTGCGCAGGAGGGTTTGCACCAGGTGTACACGTGGCTTGATGAGGGGCGCGATCGCGACGCGTGGATCGATCTCTCCGTCCACGTGCGCAGCGGGCTTGAGTTTGAAGAGATACATCGCTTGCGCACGCTTCGCGAAGGGATCGTGCAGATCCGGCCGGTTCTGACGGGCATCCCAGATGAGCAGGCTGTGGCAGAAGAGGCTAATCGCATATCGCGCACGCTTGAAGAACACTTTGTGCAGTTTTATCTGGAGCGAAATGGAGTGCCTCCGGATGACACGATGGTGAAGCTTTTCCTGGCGCTTGCGAGTGAGACGCGGGATGTGGATGGGATTCGGCAAGAGGAGGAGTCTGCGTGAGGCCACGCTCGCTTTCCATTCGCGGATTGCACAGCTTTCGCGAGAAGCAGGTAATCGACTTTGATGCGCTCACAGAGGCTGGCATCTTCGGGATTTTTGGGCCAACAGGAAGTGGTAAATCAACCATCCTCGACGCATTGACCCTTGCGCTCTACGGGAGGGTGGAGCGCGCAGGTGCGTCGATTCAGGGCATTATCCATCAGATGGAAAAACAGATGGAAGTGAACTTTACGTTTTCTGTCGGTCGCGCGCGTGAGGAAATGACTTATGAGGTCGAGCGACTCTATCAAGTGCAGGCCAGTGGCGGCGTTTCTCTTCAGTCGTGTCGAGTCTTTGCACTTGAGACGGATGTGGATGGCTGTGTCGGGAAACTGCCGCTGGCAGAAGGACGCGCGGCGGTTGACGCGCAGGTGCGGCAAATCCTTGGACTCTCCATGCATGATTTCACGCGGGCAGTCGTTCTTCCCCAAGGCAAGTTTGCAGAATTTCTGCAGTTAAAAGGCAAAGAGCGCAATGAGATGATCGAGCGACTGTTTGGGTTAGAACGCTTTGGCCGCAATCTTTTTGAATTGATCAAGTCTCATCTCGTGCGCGAGTCAAATACACTCTCACAGCATCTGGCGGGGCTTGCTGAACTTGCAGACGCGACGGAAGACGCAGTCGCAGGAGCTCAAAAGGAAAGGTTGGCCGCCCTTGCAACGCTTGAACAGTGCGACGCCGCGTATCGCAAGGTGAGCGGTGATTATGAAAACGCGCGCGCGCAGTGGCAGTTGCAGACAAATTATGAGCGCGCGTGCCTGCATGTCAAGGCGCATGAGGAGCGTCAGACAGAGATTGATGAGCTGCGCGCGGTTGTTGAAAGAAGTCAGCGTGCAGAACTGGTTTGGCCATTTGTTGAGGCGCGGATCACTGCCTGTCAGAAACGGGATGAGGAAGCGGCGCGCTTTGCCGATGCAAATCGGAAGGATCAGGCAGCACGTCAATTGCGGGATGCGGAGAACTGCGCTTTAGAGGAGGCGCGCCGAAAGCGACAGGCTGATGAACCTGAGGGTTTAATGCTGCTTGGTGCGCTTGATGTGGGACGCAACAAAGAGAAAGAGCGTGAGCGTGAAGCGCAGCGGCTCTTTGTGTTACATAAACAGCGCGCGCACGCCTCGCGGGAAGCGGAGGAGGTTCGCGCGGAGGCACTGGCGCAAGAGGAAGCGTTGCAGGGAACCCGGGAGCGCGAAAAAGCGTGCGAATGGCTGGCACAATCGTGCTACGTTACCCGTGAACGGCGCGCGGCAGTTGAGCGCTCTGCGCGCGCATATGAGCGATGGTCAGCGGCTGTCGCAGCGTTTGCGCAAGCCTGCAAGGAGCATGAGCGTGGACAGGCTTACGCAAAACAGGTGGAGACGGAGTATGCAGAAACGTGGCGCGCGCAGCAGGCGCTATTGGCGGAGGACATGGCGCTTGAAGAGCGGTTGATCGCACTTCAGGAGAATTTCACACAAGAGGCGGAGGAGCGCGAACGCGGGGTATGGATCGCTGCTTTGCGCGTGAATGGAGAGCAACTGCGAGACGCAGAGGAGCGGTATGGCGAGGCCGCTGCGCGTGTGCGGGCTGTGAAAGAGCACCACGCGCGTGCAGTGATCGCTGAGGAACTTGCCAGGCGCGCGTTTGACGCTGCAAGGGAAGTGCATGAGGCGTTGCAGGATGCACGTAAAGAGCGCACACATACAGACCGTCGAGCGCTCTTTGCGCAAGCGGCAAACGAATTGCGCACAGGAGAGCCGTGCCCGGTCTGCGGCTCGCTCTATCATCCCCACTTGGCGCAGGAGGATGTTATAGATTGCGATGATGACGAACAAATGCTTTTGTCTGACTTGCACTGCCATGAGCTGGACGCGCGCGCGGCATTTGAGCAGACGCGTGACGCGCACGATCAGGCGCGCCTGGTTTTGAATACAACAGAGGCTGAGTATCAACTTGTAATGTCTTACGAAGCGGACTGCACACAGGTGTGGGAAGCGTCGTGGCGGCGACTGGTCAGTTGCTTTGAGGCGGGCGGTCCAAGCGAGAGTCTTCAGGCAAAAGTATCGCAAATATTCGCAGATGGCGTTCCAAAGCGCGCTTCCGAGTTTTTTCGCGGTTATGAAACGCTTGTAAAAACGACTGAGCGTATGCGGAAGGAACGCGAGCAAAGGGAGAGTGAATGGCTTGATTTGCGCGCAGTGCGTGAAACGCGTCAGGAGGCGCTAAGCCAATACGCTACTCGTTTGGCGACACTGCAGGAGAGGCGAGCGACGATTTTTGAGCGCCTGACGGAGTGGGCTGCGCGACAGGCGGAAGCAAAACGTGAGTGCGACGATGCGACGGAGCAGTGGCAGGCGGCGGCGCTTTCCTCCGGTGTGGACGGGACGCTGGGAGAGAAAGAGGCGGCGCTTGCGGTTTTGCGGCTGCGCGAAACGCTTTTGGATGATGAAAAACGTTCTGAACATGCGCGGCGAGAAGCGGCGGAACTGCGCGCCGAAAGTGAGGCGAGGCAGGTTTCGCTTGATGCGCTGAGAAAGAAGCTCGCAGCATGTGAAACGCAGCTTGAGAGCGTGGCGAGTGAGTGTGTGAGCGCTGAGCAGCATGTGGAAAGGCTTGGGCGAGAGTTGGCGGAACTGACGGGCGGAATCTCCATTGCCGAGAAAATCGACGAAGTAAACGCGTTGCTCACGGGGCTGCGTGAACAAGAAGAGGCGGCACACCGTCGGTTTGAGGAGGCTGGCACTTTTGCAAAAGAGGCGCAGCGCATTCGTGAAATGGTCTCGGTCAAGCTGAACCTGGCAGAAGACGAAGTGTGTCGCGCGTCTGAGGGGTTGGCGCAAGCGCTTTGTGAAGTCGGATTTCGCGATGAGACGGAGGTGCGGCAGGCAAAACGAACAGCCCATGAGCGCGAGGCGTTAGAAACGGATATTCGGGTATTTGAAGATGAACGCTTGCGCCTGCGCTCGATTGCGGCTGAACTCGCTTCGAAGATGGGGCAAACGAGGGTGTCGGAACAGGTGTGGCAGGAGATCTGCACAGCGCGCGAAGAGACAGAAAGACGCTTTGAAGCTGCGAAGCGCCTGTGGATTGAAAAAGAGAAACAGGAACGCGACACGCTTTTGCGTCATGAACGGTATGTAGAGCTCAATGCGCTGAGAAAAGAAGCGGAGTTGCGCGTGCAACAGCTGGAGTCACTCAAGACGCTTTTAACAGGCAATCGGTTTGTCGAGTACATGGCGCGCGAACAGATGAAACAGGTTGCGGCGGTTGCGACGCAGCGTCTATCCGTGTTGACGCGCGGACGCTATGGGCTCGAACTTGAGGGGGACGGAAGCTTTGTGATGCGCGATGACCATCACGGAGGATTGCGGCGGTCTGTTTCTACGCTTTCGGGAGGTGAGACGTTTCTCACATCCCTTGCGCTCGCCCTTGCGCTTTCTGCGCAGATTCAATTGCGCGGTCACCATCCGCTTTCATTTTTCTTTCTCGATGAAGGGTTTGGCACGCTCGATCAGGAGCGGCTTGACATTGTCATCTCGGCGCTTGAGCGCCTGCATATGGATGAGCTGTCGATCGGTCTGATCAGTCACGTCCCCGAATTGCGTGATCGCATGGCGCGGCGCCTGATTGTGGTGCCGGCTGAACCGGCGGGCCGCGGAACGCGCGTGACGCTTGAGCGGGCGTAGTGGGCTTTGCCCTGTGTGTTTTTTCCTTTTCATCTCCTTTTCATGTTGCCGTACCATACTCTGGGTGTGAAGCAAAGATGAAAGGGGATCTTGAGATGAATAAGAAACGCGTAACGCGTACGATTGCAGCCGTTGGTTTTGCCGGAAGTTTGATTGGCCTGATGAGCTCTGGCGCATTTGCGCAGGAAATCAGCTCAACCAATACCTTTCAGGCGCGCTATGCGCACAATGTCCAAGTCGAGAACACGCTTTTGGCGAAAGCGCAAGCGGGCATGCCAAGCGGCAGCACATCGTCTTATGCGGCTTCGGTGCAATCCCTAAACGCGCAAAGCGCGTCGCTCTATACTGCGTACCAAACTCTTCTTGCTACGCGCGCGGCACTGCCAAAACCGCAAACGATTGTGACAAATCGCGAACATATGCTGCAAGAGCGCAACCATCTTGAACTCCTGATGAAGCAGGACAGAAATCGCTACAACTATGATCAACATCATCACGAAAAGGTTGCCGCGCGGATTGCCGCAAATGATTTTCATCTTGCGCTTTTGCAGTTGAACTCCGTCAACTACCAGCTGGGGCACATCGAGACAATGGACTCTGCGTGGAATTCGCACCCGCTTGACAATGGTCTCACGGCGCTGGAACAATCCATTCTCAATCTGCAGACGTCTGCGATGCACTATACGAATGTGTGGATCAACCAAGAGCACACAGCGACTGCTTCAACCGTCCCAGCGAGTGTTTATGGGCTTGCCTATCAATCATCAACCGTGACGCTTCCGGCAGTAGGCGCGCAAACGGCGGTTGATGTCGTCGCTGCACAACCTGTCGTAAAGACCCAGTCTGGCGCCGTTCTTCAGAATCAGGGTGTATACACCCTCAGCGGTCCAGTCGGTGCGACGGGTGTATCGATTGACAGTGCAAACGGCACTCTGTTGGTTGCGCCTGGCGCGACAGCTGGATTGTACACGGTAACGTATACACAGCAAGGCGTGTCGGAAACGGTGCAAGTGACCGTCGCGCCATAAGGCGACTGTCATTTGATCGATCACGCGTTTTGCCTGCATCACTTTGCACGAGATTTTTAGAGAGAATTCAATCTTGCGTGACGAGCGCGGTCTTCCTCCCCGTCGACCGCGCTTTTTTCTTTGGCTCTTGAAATTTGGTAGTGTACGATGCATGCTTGATAGACTAGAATGGTGTAAGGAGGGAGCGCTTTGAGGCGTGTATTTTCAGCCCTCATTTTCATTGCGATTCTCTTGTTTGGGAGTTTTGCGCCTGAGATTGCGCAGGCCAAGGATATGAACGCAGCGTTTCTCGCTCGCTACGAACAGAACGCGCAGTTAGAGGCGGTTTTGCTTGGTCGGCTTCAAGGGATGCCGAATCTTGCGTTTAAATCCCCGAAGATGCAGATGATCGAAACGCGCGTAAATGATTTGAATGTAGAGGCAGCTCAACTCTTTACGGTTCAGCAGTATCTGGAGGGAAATGTTTCAGCGCCGGATTTGTCGCAATCCCTTTCGACGCGGCTGGAGGCCCAAGTTTTTTCGTGGCGCAATCTGCACGAGCAAATGGTGTATGCATTGTCACATCTTGGACGGGGAAGGCGATTTGCAGAGGCGCGGACACTTGATCGCGCAGCGGTCGACTTTGACGCTCAAGCGATCAAACGCCTTTTGGATTTGCAGCGCCGCAGTGAAAATCTTCTTTCCCATCATCGCACGGATAAAATGATGAGTTTTCTTGAACATGCGATCGATTCACTGCAGCGCCAAGCGATCACAGCGACACAGCAAGGGATTCGCCTCGCGGGAACGTTTCAGGGGTCGGTTCTTAAAAGGGGTTAAGTGGATGCGCTTTTTGCTCATCGATGATGAAGAGAATCTCGTAAACGCGTTGCGCGCCGTTTTGCGCGAAAAACAGTATGTTTGCGATGTGGCGCTGGATGGAGAAGAAGGACTTGACCTTGCGCGGGCAGGCATCTACGATTTATTGATCGTCGATGTCATGTTGCCGCGCCTTTCTGGTTTTGAACTGGTTAGGACACTTCGCGAGGATGGGGATAAGACGCCGATTTTGCTTTTGACGGCGCGTGCCGCAGAGGATGATCGCGTGACGGGGCTTGACTGCGGAGCGGATGATTATCTCGTCAAGCCATTCGGCGTAAATGAGCTCATGGCGCGCATTCGCGCGCTCACCCGTCGCGTCGGTGATCTTCGGGGGACGGATCACATCGCGGTGGGGGATTATTCGCTTGATCTCATTCAGCGCCGTGTGGCGTATCGGGGTGATCTGCTTGAATTGACGCAGCGCGAGTTTCAATTGATGGAACTTTTTATGCGAAATGCCGGACGCATTCTCGCCAAGGATACACTCTTTGACCGGGTGTGGGGATTTGACAATGACGTGGACAGCAACGTCGTGGAGGCGTATGTCCATATTTTGCGAAAGAAGCTCGACGCGCAGCGCAAGCGTTTGGCGGGGGAGAATGTGGGAACAACGATTCAAACCGTTCGCGGTATGGGTTATCTATTCAAGGGGATGTAATTCATGTTTCAGACCATTCGCATTCGATTGACGGCGATGTTGGTCTTGCTTTACCTCATTTTGTACCTGGTGAGTTCCACTGTAATCTACGCGCTGACTTCTCAACTCTCGATCGGCAATCTTGACGCAATCTTAAAAGAAACAGCAGATCCGCTTGCCGCGCAGATCAGCGCGACACTCGATCACGGTTATTTTCCTGAACAGTTTGTCTCGCTGACAAAGACCGCGGCGATGTATCCAAAGGTTACCGCGCTTGTGCTTCGCGATGCGACTGGTGGCATCCTCGCTTCGACAAATCCTAAGATTACAAAAGGGTTTTCGTTTGTGGCTAGGGGTTCAGTCTCTTATACGTCTCAATTTAATTCGATAACGGACAGCTATTTTCGCGTTTATACGATTCGCTTGACAACACTTTATCATCAAACCTCAGGTTATTTGCAGATTGCGCTTGACATGAACTCGATTCAGGCAGCGCTCTCGGCGCTGCGGCGTGTTCTTTTTCTCGTCGGCGCGGCAGGACTTTTTCTGGCATCTGTGTCAGGATTTATCATGTCACGCATCTTTCTGCGCCCGGCAGTGCGCTCTTTTGATCAACAACAGCGCTTTGTCGCTGATGCGTCGCACGAGCTTAGGACGCCGATTGCGACACTTCAATTGCATTTAGAAATGATCAAGGCGCGTCAGGATGAGCCCGTGAGCCATAGAAGACCGTGGATCGATGGCATGGAGCGGGAGGTGGAACGTTTGACGCGACTGACCGATCACCTGTTGTTGCTCGCGCGCGCGGATGCCAAACGGGTGACGGCACAGCCGATGAAACTGAATGTGTTGGAACTGGTTGACGAAGTGTGGAATGCCTCCCTTCTCGCTGCAAGCGCCAAAGGGCTGTCTCTTGAGATGAAACCGACCCTTGACGAGATTTATGATGCCCATTTGGATGGAGATGACGTAGCGAAGGCGATGTCAGCGTATCAGATTCAGGCAGATCCGGAGCGTTTGGAGCAAGTGCTGACCATTCTGCTTGACAATGCGATCAAATATACGGCGTGCGGTTCTGTCCGCATTTCAATTGAGCGAGAGAGGCACGGAATGATCATCGCTGTCTCTGATACAGGCATTGGAATTCGCAAAGAACAACAGCCGTTTGTGTTTGACCGATTTTTTCGGGCGGATCAGGCCCGCTCTGGCAGTGCGTCTGGGGCAGGACTCGGGTTGTCGATCGCGCACGAAATCGTGCGGGAGCATGGCGGTCGGCTTACAATGAAAAGTGAACACGGTGTGGGCACGACGTTTTATGTCATATTGCCGCTGACACAGCGTGTGAAAAATAGGCGCAAAGAATCATTGCGGCAGGTGATCGAATTGAATCAGAGAGGAAGGAGTCTATGACGATGGAAACGCGTCAGGAATGGGGGATCATTGCGGATGATGCTTCTTTTGCCTGGTTTCCAACGGATGCCATTGCGTTTTTTGTGGAAGTTGGGTAGAATAATCAGAGAGACATGAGTCTCTTCATACAATTGAAGATCACACGCTTAATTTCGATGAAGATCGGAAGCGGGGGAACCAATCTTTTGGGGTGTATCTGGCCGTAGGCCAGACGGAGAGCTCTTTCTCCCAACCCGCCAGCTAACCTCGTCAGCGGAAAGAGAGGTGACAGGTTATGTCCGCTACCTTCACGTTTCATTTCGCGCTTCCGTGATGAATCCCGTCACGGTATTTTTATGCGCAAAAATGAAAAAGCGGGAGTGACTGACATGGATTTTGATTTTCGACAAAGTCTAGTTCACGGAATTGAGACGCAGGAGACATCCTCTGAGACATGTTTGTGCCCAATCATCACGCATGAAGTAGCGATGTATTGCAATACCTTGCATGATGATTCTTCAAAAATGACGATGCAGGCAAAGAGTATTGAAGAGATTCCACAAATTGCGCGCAGCATTGTCGCGGGAGTGCTCGATAGTCGTGTACCGCTTCACACGTTTGCGATTTCGGAGTTGACGCGTGGCATGCTCCACGGAATGATGGCTGTGGGACACGACATTTCCTTTATTGCTCCTAAAGTGTTGCGCGCATTGAAAGAGGCGCTTGAAGCATTATCGCTGTCAGGAAAACAGAGTGAACTCGCTTTGCGAGATGGGCTTCAGCAGACACTTAAGGATCTTGGAATGAAACGTGTGGATGAAGACCCGGCGATTGAGCTTCAGAAATATTTTAAGGATCAGTATATGAAGTTTGGGATTGCATAAAAAGGACCGACTTTGTCGGTCCTTTTTTTTGCATGCGCCAAGCGCCTCATTGACTGCTTTGGTTTTGAGCGGATGTGAAACTCGCGGCGAGTTTCGCAAAGTTTGGAATGCCAAGCCCTGTTCCCGGATTGTAGAGGGCGCCTTCTTGTCCCGTGTAATACAGGTTGTCATTGCTTGTGCCGGACGTATCAAGCGGCGTGAAAGGTGACTTTCTGGTTTGTGCAAATTGATAAATCTGTGGGTTCCAGAACCCGACGCGGCCGCCTTGGCTCTGATTGATCAGTGCGGCAACGCCTGC from Ferroacidibacillus organovorans includes these protein-coding regions:
- a CDS encoding exonuclease SbcCD subunit D, with amino-acid sequence MRILHTADWHFGKTLDGRDRMAEQRAVIHEMAEICRAEAIDVVLMAGDVFQTVNPSAQAEQLYYEALDSLSDGGTRGLIVIAGNHDNPERISAARPLAEPRGITLLGLPKSAADATERLQNRAYRVRGGVGYFELAIPTASETLMMLALPYPSESRISEVLSETLDERTLREKYNARLESWFAERAVHFRDDTVNIAMSHLYIRGGVESESEVQIQIGGAYAVDASVFPDKAQYVALGHLHRPQDVRDARMPIRYAGSPLAYSFSEASQEKSVTILEVHPGQPAMVKTVPLKSGRPLVRWVAQEGLHQVYTWLDEGRDRDAWIDLSVHVRSGLEFEEIHRLRTLREGIVQIRPVLTGIPDEQAVAEEANRISRTLEEHFVQFYLERNGVPPDDTMVKLFLALASETRDVDGIRQEEESA
- a CDS encoding AAA family ATPase encodes the protein MRPRSLSIRGLHSFREKQVIDFDALTEAGIFGIFGPTGSGKSTILDALTLALYGRVERAGASIQGIIHQMEKQMEVNFTFSVGRAREEMTYEVERLYQVQASGGVSLQSCRVFALETDVDGCVGKLPLAEGRAAVDAQVRQILGLSMHDFTRAVVLPQGKFAEFLQLKGKERNEMIERLFGLERFGRNLFELIKSHLVRESNTLSQHLAGLAELADATEDAVAGAQKERLAALATLEQCDAAYRKVSGDYENARAQWQLQTNYERACLHVKAHEERQTEIDELRAVVERSQRAELVWPFVEARITACQKRDEEAARFADANRKDQAARQLRDAENCALEEARRKRQADEPEGLMLLGALDVGRNKEKEREREAQRLFVLHKQRAHASREAEEVRAEALAQEEALQGTREREKACEWLAQSCYVTRERRAAVERSARAYERWSAAVAAFAQACKEHERGQAYAKQVETEYAETWRAQQALLAEDMALEERLIALQENFTQEAEERERGVWIAALRVNGEQLRDAEERYGEAAARVRAVKEHHARAVIAEELARRAFDAAREVHEALQDARKERTHTDRRALFAQAANELRTGEPCPVCGSLYHPHLAQEDVIDCDDDEQMLLSDLHCHELDARAAFEQTRDAHDQARLVLNTTEAEYQLVMSYEADCTQVWEASWRRLVSCFEAGGPSESLQAKVSQIFADGVPKRASEFFRGYETLVKTTERMRKEREQRESEWLDLRAVRETRQEALSQYATRLATLQERRATIFERLTEWAARQAEAKRECDDATEQWQAAALSSGVDGTLGEKEAALAVLRLRETLLDDEKRSEHARREAAELRAESEARQVSLDALRKKLAACETQLESVASECVSAEQHVERLGRELAELTGGISIAEKIDEVNALLTGLREQEEAAHRRFEEAGTFAKEAQRIREMVSVKLNLAEDEVCRASEGLAQALCEVGFRDETEVRQAKRTAHEREALETDIRVFEDERLRLRSIAAELASKMGQTRVSEQVWQEICTAREETERRFEAAKRLWIEKEKQERDTLLRHERYVELNALRKEAELRVQQLESLKTLLTGNRFVEYMAREQMKQVAAVATQRLSVLTRGRYGLELEGDGSFVMRDDHHGGLRRSVSTLSGGETFLTSLALALALSAQIQLRGHHPLSFFFLDEGFGTLDQERLDIVISALERLHMDELSIGLISHVPELRDRMARRLIVVPAEPAGRGTRVTLERA
- a CDS encoding response regulator transcription factor; the protein is MRFLLIDDEENLVNALRAVLREKQYVCDVALDGEEGLDLARAGIYDLLIVDVMLPRLSGFELVRTLREDGDKTPILLLTARAAEDDRVTGLDCGADDYLVKPFGVNELMARIRALTRRVGDLRGTDHIAVGDYSLDLIQRRVAYRGDLLELTQREFQLMELFMRNAGRILAKDTLFDRVWGFDNDVDSNVVEAYVHILRKKLDAQRKRLAGENVGTTIQTVRGMGYLFKGM
- a CDS encoding sensor histidine kinase translates to MFQTIRIRLTAMLVLLYLILYLVSSTVIYALTSQLSIGNLDAILKETADPLAAQISATLDHGYFPEQFVSLTKTAAMYPKVTALVLRDATGGILASTNPKITKGFSFVARGSVSYTSQFNSITDSYFRVYTIRLTTLYHQTSGYLQIALDMNSIQAALSALRRVLFLVGAAGLFLASVSGFIMSRIFLRPAVRSFDQQQRFVADASHELRTPIATLQLHLEMIKARQDEPVSHRRPWIDGMEREVERLTRLTDHLLLLARADAKRVTAQPMKLNVLELVDEVWNASLLAASAKGLSLEMKPTLDEIYDAHLDGDDVAKAMSAYQIQADPERLEQVLTILLDNAIKYTACGSVRISIERERHGMIIAVSDTGIGIRKEQQPFVFDRFFRADQARSGSASGAGLGLSIAHEIVREHGGRLTMKSEHGVGTTFYVILPLTQRVKNRRKESLRQVIELNQRGRSL